Part of the Pangasianodon hypophthalmus isolate fPanHyp1 chromosome 9, fPanHyp1.pri, whole genome shotgun sequence genome is shown below.
GTTTGTCCACAGCTCTGGTGATGTGCTCGTGATCAGGATGCTGGTACTTCTCCACCATGGTCTCTTTCAGGTCTGCTCTCAGCTCATCATTCAGCTGTACAGAAATAACCAATGCCACTAAGACACATATAAGAAATTGACAACTCTGACATTTTAAATACCATAGGTTTTATATTCAGTGTGGAGCAGATGTGAGAAGAAAGGTGTTGCTGGATGAGTATAGTGTgatacagagggagagagagtggtaGTGGTTTACCTTATAGCAGAAAGGAAAACACTGCAGGGAGAATacggagaggaggaagagagggtttattaacaggaaaaaaaacactcaaaagaaggcatgcagacacacagatacatttAAGAAGTCTGGGTGCATAGCATGCGTGCATTACTGATGTTTCCTTAAAAAAGGGAGGGCTGTTAGAATTTATGTTAATCATGTGGCATGTTAAAGCTGGCATTGCAGTAGTGTCTtgataatactatacaatatgACTGATTATTGCTAAATATTAATACTTAATGACATTGAAACTTCAAAtctttgtatttgtatgctAATGATATGGGTCCAGTGTACCAAAATCAGAATGGTGCTAAGACCATCGTACTTATTAAAACAGAGCTTGAAGTGAGATCGCAAATGTATCTTGATTTTGAACTAGTCTTGTCTCTGAACCCACATTTGTGCTTTATGTCAAAAACCTAAATCAGTTTAACCTTCCAAaccttttaatttgttttacaaaatgaataatgtgataATAGTTACGAGTTCATGTACTAAACTGAACTGAACGTCCTGTGAGGGTAAAAAGATGTTAAGAAAAAACCCAAACCCTCATAAACTAAAGTACTGCTTTGCTGCTTTGCTAATATTTAACTAGAGACagcaataatatatatattttttttaattttataaatttagcATGGTCTTTTATATATTCTTACACTATATAAGAGACCATgctaaatttataaattaaaaaaaaaaattgtgacttGATAGAGAAGAAGAAACCCCCATGATCCACTCTGTGCCTTCTAAGAACCCACTTTTGTGTTTATACCCAACATCAGAACCACTGATCTAATGTGAGTGACTAATGTGAGAGATTGTATCATTCTGAAACATTGTTCAATCATCAGTTTATGCAAATTGCCATAAAAACAGCAGTAACCTGAAGCATGCATTATGCTTCCTGACCTGCTGACGTCCCCAAATCTGCATTTATGAGTTAATCAAGTTAAATTCTGAGATAGTATTTACATGCACCTAGAACAGTGGTTTTCAAGCAGTTTCAGTCCTGGAAGGCTGGAGTCTAGCACAATTTGGTGAGCTACCTCCTTTTTAATACCTGATTCAGCTCATTTTTAAAAGGTGTGTTAGAGCATTGAAATCACTGAACTGTGCTGGACTCTGGACCTCCAAGACCTTGGCCTAGAAGATATATTTTTAGAAGTTTAGAGGAAAGATAAAGTTCAGAAACTTTGCAGAAAACAATATAAAGCACAGCTAAAGGGAAAAAGTGAGCACAAGAAGAGAGAGAGCCTCCTAACTGGAGATGTTGAACTGAATCTAATGGAATCAAACACAATACATGGATGAATCGCTTGCCTCTTGGTAATACCAATAGGACAAAACTCCAGCAGTGATCTCCAGCAGGAATATCAACAGCAGCAGAACAAAGAACTGCAAaagaaatttcagaaaaatataaaagtctCAAAAATTCagaatgtataatataaactcAATGAAAAAAACCTTGCAAgcagttttatacagaaaaaaataagaaattaaaaaaattaaaaatttaaaaaattaggtATTGGGTAACAGTGGTAAatacacataataaataaaaacagtatctctctctccctctctctctccctcacacacacacacaagcaaacacacacacattgttattacatgaatttcagctCCAAAAAGACttgtttttgatggagacaAATGTTAAAGTGTAGTAAAAATGAATGACCTTGGCTAGAACAATGTAATAAcaatgtgtgcatgtatatgtgtgtgtgtgtgtgtgtatgtgtgtgtgtgtgtgtgagagagagaaaaatagtaAGGTGGCTAAAGTCTCCATACAGGAAAGAGGTTATagggaaagagggaggaagggagaggacagagagagagagagagagagagagagcaaacatTAATGTGGACTAAGGCTGGATGTAACAGTAAATTCACATAACACTCACATACACCTCCCTACAACTCCCTTCCTGTGTGGAGATCTTTGCTCATTCACTCTTCTCCCCTTCATTCCTGGCATCTCCCCCTCCCTCACCCATGCCCATCATTCCTCAGCTGTGACTCAGCTCCCCACACGGGTCTTAAagatacacaccactttatttaAATCACTATGCTTGACAGTTTcacaacaaaacacattcaCAGTCATGCATTTAGAAACTTCTGACAGATGATGTCAGTGCGAAAACGGTATTCGGTAGCTTTTACTGTAGCACTAGAGCCTGAAGGTGTCAGTTAGAGAAGCAATACACATCCATTCCCTaacacattaatatgaaatgaaaaggaCAATCCTCCCTACAGATTCTTTGGATATTATCAAAGGGAGCGTTGTGGCAACTCATCTAAAAATCTTCCAAAACATTTTTGGGTAGAGGGATCTAGGGCAGTTTATGTGTTGTATTCTTTCATGTTTTGCCAAAGGCCTGTGTTTGAACTGCCTTCTCACATGGCATATCACATGGCACATAGTAGTCATGATGTTCCTAGTGTCTGATGAGGATTTAAGCTTACTTCACAGCAGTGGCTCTGTTTGCCCAGGCCCACGCTGGAGAAGTTTTAGCAGTGAACATGCACGATCTGActttaataaatggaaaaaaaactctttgaGACCATTCATTTTATATCGCCCAGCCtattgctaatgctaatttatgCAACATGCCCATAAATGACTATATTATGTTTTTAACTCACCACTATCAGAAGTCTTTTGTTCTCTCTAATGGTGGCACAGCAGCCAAGAATTCCAGTGAGCATGACAACGGTGCCTGCTGCTATAAGGATGTAGGCAGCAAAAGAATATGCACTGGAAGACAGTAGACTAATGTAGTCACTCTTATCCACTAGAGTCCAGAGTCCCACTGCCATCACAGCGCCCCCAGACAActggaagagaaaaaagagatttaaagCAGATAGAATCCTTATATTGCAgttaacattcatttattcatcttcagtaactgctttatccctGCTCAGGGAACACCGGACATAagacgggaatacaccctgaatgggacaccagggATGTACCAGGCAATTTCAACCTCTAAAACTCTCTCACATATTCAGAAATACTTTTTTAACAAACTGGCTATAATTTgagtcaataaaataaaaataaaaataaaaatgactgaccCATAAAAGCAGATTAAAGGTGAACAGCAGGTATTTAAGGCATACTGTTCCACAAGAGTTTGACTTTTCCTCGTGAGCCACCATCCTGGGAGAACAcaatcaaaacacaaaacacatatgTTGAACGTCCATGAGATCTGAAAACACTTAACCAGTGCTGAGACATGAACTATACACATTTTCAACCGCCCTTTCCAAATGCCTATCCTATCCTACATTAAGAAAAAGATTCTATATAGCACTCTTAAGAATactttggtttgtccctcttgAGAACCCTTAATAATAGAATCCTACAACAGATAATTTCCATTACAGAAAAGTTTGAAGTAGAACTGAggaaagctagaaccattagACATCCAAAGACTCCTTAAGGATACTGCCTTAAGAAGTGAAACCTgtagagaaaaaatatttaccATGAAAGAAGATCTATACAGAAAACGACCAGGAAAGGCATGCAGACAGTGCGAGACCATATAATGAGAGAACATGGTGTGAATATCACTTCAGCTACTAGAGGTCACACGGATATCATGTTGTATTAAAAACAGTGAATCCcgtttagtatttttttttcctgccgtGATGTTCAAGTGGCAACATACACTAAAAGTATGCGGACATTTGGCCATTCACAACTATATGTGCAttttaagtgaagtgacttgtggccaaatatggtgacccatactaggaatttgtgctcttcatttaacccatccaagtgcacacacacactgtgaacacacacccagagcagtgggcagccttttttgctgtggcgcccggggagcagttgggggttcggtgccttgctcaagggtctcacctcagtcgtggcaTTGAGGCTGGgggagagcactggtcattcactcccccccacctacaatccctgccggacctgagactcaaacccacaaccttcaggttcaccttcaggttgcaagaccgactctctatccattaggctgTTAtaattactgttataataagctccactcttcttggaatgctttctactagattttggaaatCTTTGCAGCCACAGTTTTGGGAAGACCCACATACTTATATAGCGTATTGTgtacatataatgtatatacacaagTGAGGAATATGATCCATCCAAAATACAGTCAAATACAGTTTATCAGAACAGATATGAAACAGTCATGCTCTGTCATACCTCTCTGGCTATTGGCTTCCTGAcagcagaatgtgtgtgtgtgagaaagagtcAGATGTTTACTACCCTGTGGCCCCTATCTGGAACTCAGAGACACAGCTGTCACTGTCTGAGTAACACTATCCTGCAGTGAGAAATGAGGTAAGTCCTATAACAGTCCGCATAGAGACTAGACCACAGTGACTCACATCACAATTTGACACCCACGCTTATCCTGGTTTAATCCACCATGGAACTTCAGGGatgaaattaaatctaattCACAGTTTAGATTACGTAAATAGCTTGATTCTAGAAGTGATACATTGGTGAGAACTTTTACAATAAACTTGGTAAAAGTGCATATATGTGGCTTTGATTAATACAGCCAAAAAAACTAATACTGTCCATATATTTCTCATGCAGGCTCAACATAATGATGCTTGAGAACAAATAGTTTGCTATTGCCATGATAAgcataattaaacattaaactttcACCAGCATATAGTCTAATATAtgaccataataataataaaaatattaatattaataataacaataataatgaaatatggCCATAATAATAACTGAAGGGTAATCCTTGTTTAATGCCTAATCCATGTAAAAATGGACATTAGTCCACTACATAACATTAGTATTCACAGCAAGTGTGATTTATTACATCAAGCACTGCAATAAAGTCAAACCCCTGCTCAGATATCTTTTTAGGGGCTTGAGAGTGTATGCCCCAGGTTAGTCTaagcatttctctctctctctctctctctctctctctctctctctctctctctctctctcacacacacacacacacacacacacacacagagtatctctctctctctctctctctctctctctctctcacacacacaatctctctatctctctctctctcacacacacacacacacagtatctctctctctcacacacacagacacacacacatacactgagtatgtctctctccctcttacacacacacacagtatctctctctctctctctcacacacacacacacacacacacacacacacacacacacacacactgagtatgtctctctccctcttacacacacagacacacacacacacactgagtatgtctctctccctcttacacacacagacacacacacagagtatctatctctctctctctctctctctctctcacacacacagacacactgagtatgtctctctccctcttacacacacagacacacacacacattgtatctctctctctctctctctctctctctctctctctcacacacacactgagtatgtctctctccctcttacacacacagacacacacacacattgtatctctctctctctctctctctcacacacacacacacacacacacacacacagcggaaTGTGCTCTATCTGTAATTCATTACCGACAGGCGGACACCTGGACCCTGTCTGACAGCTAGAGTTGAGAATAAACCAGCGATTAGATAATGGATAGCAACTcttctctttttaaaaacagtggGTAAAAAAGAGCATTAAACCTGATCagtaagggaaaaaaacacctaaAGAATAACATGTTAACATGACTTACAGATGACATCCACAAGGTCATTacttctagaaataaataaatacataaataaaataaaagtgaagcaaactgatttaatatttaaatagaagAGAAATTCTCTTACCTGCTGTAGCTGTAATCACCAAGCTAAAACCGAGAAGCTCCTTCTCCACTAAACTACTCTTCCTACAGAAGACTTTCTGACTGCTGttagccgtgtgtgtgtgtgtgtgtgtgtgtgtgagggagagagaggggttgTCATGAGGACACTCAGGAGGCGCGCACACACCAAGCACTGGGCATTACTGTAGTAGAGCTGGGCATTAAAGGGAAATTTCACCCAAATTTTTTATTCAGCATAAAATAACTCGTTAAAAAGAAATCACTTACAGAAGTGTAATGACTATGTGATAAGCATGtctaatgtgttgtttttttcttttttttttttttaactctgaaTGTCAGTACAGCTACATGTGGCTTCTGAGTTTTCCATGTAATGTTGATAAGGTAAAAAGTGGTAcatagaaaatattttaatctgGGTCCATATTAgcaaacataaaaacaacatattcCTGAAGCAGAGAAGATTGATTATTGAAAATGGTGGcagtaaaacatacagtaagtgAAGGTTTCTAAAGCAGTAGCtgttttatcctgatcaggatatAGTGGATATACTAGTAGTATCACTAGGATCACTAGGATATAGTGATAGGGACTGAACCCATAACTACCTTCCATTTGTCCAATTTGCTCACTTAATTGACATTGCCATGAAGTCCTTCTGGTCTTCctgtatttaaattaattttttttattattaatactgaaAAAGTTTCTAAAATTGCAGGGTTGTGGGTCTGAAAGTCTATATTGTCACTACTGCACAGTGCAATCACTGTCTAAACACACTgccttattaaaaaatttttcattttcatggaCAAGGAGGACATTTAcactatgttcacactagcaagcaacaaagcaaCCAGTCATTTTAGTTCACTATATAGTTTCTAAGGTACGAAGCAATGTATGCATCACTATTTGGTGTAATAACTTTGAGGTAGTTTTTAAAGACCACAGTTTCTATCACTTATGTTGCAAACACTCAGTAGGCACTCTagatgcattatttttttaaaataaaaaaaaaaaaccagatctTTCCAAAATTTGACAGAATTCcctttaaattaatgtttaagACTCGATTTACGGAAATGATTCACTATTTTCGGAATGGTTCACTCACTACCAATAGTCTGATCCTGGAGGCTGTGGTGGATATCTTCTAGATTTGCACTTTATGATCAGAAAAAAGCATAGGGTTAGAAAACTACCTAATTTCAGTCCTGAGTGAAGGTAATCTGGGCCTACAGTATTGCATTGCAACTGCATATTATGTATGATATGCATCTGGAGATTTATTTAATCTCTGTAACTGAAAGATGAACACTACAGATTTTTAACTACCTTTCTATGGTTTGCTTAAATAGGAAAGGCACAAAGACCTGTGATATTTAACAGGAGCACTAAAAGACAAATTATAAACTAGATGATTTCGATTCTAAAATCTAATTGGCTGAGCCGCATTTGAAGCTGTTGTCAAATCTGAGATATGTGCACACCTGTGACCGCATAATTAACAACTGAATTCTGTATCAACACatgttttaaaccaataaaaccaTTACATTTAATCCATTGTTCTGTCCATAGAATAGTCTAACTGTTGCCTGTTATGTTATTTAACAACCCAAACACAATACTAAATTGTGTGGTATAAGAATTGTTTCTTgtgaatataattatttttttaccaTTGTTTTTGTTACCGTTTTATAAAACCAGTAAGACATTTAAGGCTGTACGTTACAATGGTTATATCATAGCCAAGGGGGTTTTAGGCACTCCACTTTACATTTTACCCAAGAACACTCTTACCTgtaataaaatcactgtaacacatACTCTCCCCAGAGTTGTTGCCTTAACCTGGCAAAATCCATTTTGTAAAACATGTCTGTATTAGTTGAATTTCTACTATGGACTGAACTGTTATGCAAGAATGTACTTACATCTCTGTAGCCACAACTAGTTTCCTTTGAAATAGAGATTCATTAATACAATTGGTGGCACTTTTTTCTGTGATaatgattaaatgtaaacagattGATTATTTATAGACTGCAGGAAAACTAAAGGCAGGTTGAACAGAGTGTTGCACAGATGGTCAGCGCTGCAGCACCTGTGATTACAGGTGGATCAAACTGTGCCATGAGCCTTAGTAACTCTATATTTGAcagaaaatacatatttttcctGTAAACACTTGTATGGCACAGAGgttcactatatggccaaaaatatgtggacacctgaccatcacacccatatgtaccattccaaaaccatgggcgtTAACACCAAGTTAACGATGTCACGTGAGaactggggtgcagtcggcgtttcagttcatcccaaaggtgttcagtggggtgagatcagggctctgtgcaggatactcgagttcttccacgcCAACCTTGgctaaaccatgtcttcatggagctcgctttgtgcacaggggcattgtcatgctggaacaggtttgggcctcttagttccagtgaaggaaaatcttaattctacagcatacaaagacattctagacaattgctTCCAACTCTGTGGCAACAggttggggaagaaccacatatgggtgtgagggtcaggtgtccacataattttggccatacagtgtaaaAGCAGTGATGCTGTCTCTGACACAACCTTGGGCACCAAACTAAACATGTTTCTTTATCTATTATTTTAACCCTTTAATGTGATGAGTAAAATGAGCCACAGTTACATCAGCGTAAACGAAGATCTGAACATAGGGATGTTTAgtgatttaattatatttgcaaaatgtcattttgtaaatataaaaaagacacagtatttatttatcccATCTGTACATCTAAAGCGCAATCTGATATCAGACAAAAAGTTCTCCACACATTCATCAAGAACAGGGTGGGCAATTTTGCAAACGCAGTGTCCAC
Proteins encoded:
- the cd151 gene encoding CD151 antigen isoform X3; amino-acid sequence: MVAHEEKSNSCGTVCLKYLLFTFNLLLWLSGGAVMAVGLWTLVDKSDYISLLSSSAYSFAAYILIAAGTVVMLTGILGCCATIRENKRLLIVCFPFCYKLNDELRADLKETMVEKYQHPDHEHITRAVDKLQQDLKCCGSNSSADWQEGAWIHTFADRRLVPDSCCKTPTVRCGVRDHPSNIYKVEGGCISKLEDFILQHLLILGGVGVGIAFLQILGMLFTCCLYRSLKEEPY
- the cd151 gene encoding CD151 antigen isoform X1 — encoded protein: MVAHEEKSNSCGTVCLKYLLFTFNLLLWLSGGAVMAVGLWTLVDKSDYISLLSSSAYSFAAYILIAAGTVVMLTGILGCCATIRENKRLLIVFFVLLLLIFLLEITAGVLSYWYYQECFPFCYKLNDELRADLKETMVEKYQHPDHEHITRAVDKLQQDLKCCGSNSSADWQEGAWIHTFADRRLVPDSCCKTPTVRCGVRDHPSNIYKVEGGCISKLEDFILQHLLILGGVGVGIAFLQILGMLFTCCLYRSLKEEPY
- the cd151 gene encoding CD151 antigen isoform X2, producing the protein MVAHEEKSNSCGTVCLKYLLFTFNLLLWLSGGAVMAVGLWTLVDKSDYISLLSSSAYSFAAYILIAAGTVVMLTGILGCCATIRENKRLLIVFFVLLLLIFLLEITAGVLSYWYYQELNDELRADLKETMVEKYQHPDHEHITRAVDKLQQDLKCCGSNSSADWQEGAWIHTFADRRLVPDSCCKTPTVRCGVRDHPSNIYKVEGGCISKLEDFILQHLLILGGVGVGIAFLQILGMLFTCCLYRSLKEEPY